The following are encoded together in the Lepidochelys kempii isolate rLepKem1 chromosome 7, rLepKem1.hap2, whole genome shotgun sequence genome:
- the LOC140915104 gene encoding uncharacterized protein, which produces MVRLCTHHQKQFIRVLNDIYTEVQPDCEGRPLHESENMDAATCSSGCSQQSTENWKKSAPCSELKPLTSSDSDRDPVGLHSPLRAAGQPLEQHTEVKSMDRTENFSTAFKRDFSELSATRTSSVSPKDSSTQGYLTTLNSSSLHFHPGTRSPEGHTTGQEQEAGVRKCEDDKDQIQGKSLADSYIAVKVAHVNGSEDSSESCLGSQKNSFKALPEEGWDSGFPVNSPRRADKENALQCSSKASLHQDLETNEEDARPKQENHLHTLGKTKGGFHTHPGDKNPCERSKDGWMAPVPVIHKASSGRSRAKTGSSSVKTARKNKRASGLRINDYDNQCDVVYISQPITECHLESQRSVSSRRTARKSTRGYYFNGECCELPTVRTLVRSSRVEERGNGPALRTEALVGSKQSPALAGGEPSAAAQEADKRASLGLLSKGAPPSREANERAEKEPSEGGSLKSREAAYTEPLLALSAPSCPDTALAVGPSAAEGSEERMCQTLEDVEANVLQQANSGADLSRGCGPTEDSSREAADLTSLSPPEAASREEASPCSEIQAIPAPPASLDPTPPLQLPTTVDLVLPTGADLVHHAEPPSSMDPEPPAGLDLELAGALPGEPPTSTDLELPATPPASMDLDPPMQPPASLEAEPPASLEAEPPASLQPADVTKSIPADPEADVREMQEGPPEPGETMPTIAELSGILAGETAPDSNRLCERENGNGEMPPGPDTSETDGKGAVLSKENPEKKQKKGRRVHVASDRRLRSQQFQPPTEGRAEKSGSSTSLQLPCLQIKLSKSPGAKRFKREVHLDGAASVCFPKDCFHKTLLKNIQGPGTGSVLEREPMQQGEDENGITTRQTYKSMLAKDGAAEREGSSKDAPPANASHSKSGEMLEICVEANSDKRSVLLPRESGTGVQDAEQSDEKPGDVENPDNAVDAGKVQYKDPTDSPTGPSSKSGSKHLPSKTWKHKKLAHPVYNLRHTPTPVDTAKKNIPGMEVLQANQNQKEERSSGNKDPIDLKEVDTVAEDKPKFVEWCAEEENQELIADFNAQYVKVQKGWIQLEKEAQPAPKAKNKADKLKEIWKSKKRTRKCRAALEVQKLSPVQMLFMKAFKLSNICRWFLETTETRSLVIVKKLNTRLPGDVPPIKIPLQKYCSSSLYPSSLQAERLKKHLKKFAATTPAKNNLKNQKLWARLRENTDSTEPGEAASPNQMPPCEASSEEAGEDRNMQPPPSLPTQASTRILRKYSNLRGKLRAQHRLAKNERKGDSAADHPSVESKQSRKSVCINPLMSPKLALQVKADVFPAKSMRAEAAVKGRKGKSRSQEDSLPKADPQSGRKKRTLREKNTVPELSRSSSKDRLPAKKGSKVKHSEVPPKTPATRKQAAMERSNKLEKKVSSKEKRVPKRQLGKGRLPIPKVKENPVKRAAAPPSQEGLTKSAKPKLRGEPSTRSQKAAEQKPSGGKTLTRSMKKIQESSTSQGKRKLRAKVDCAHSKRTRLDAE; this is translated from the coding sequence ATGGTCCGACTGTGTACACATCACCAGAAGCAATTCATTCGTGTGCTAAACGACATATACACGGAAGTACAGCCAGACTGCGAGGGCCGGCCGTTACATGAATCCGAAAACATGGATGCAGCTACATGCAGCTCTGGTTGTagccagcaaagcactgaaaatTGGAAGAAGTCTGCTCCCTGTTCTGAACTGAAGCCTCTTACTTCCTCAGACTCGGACAGAGACCCAGTGGGTCTTCATAGCCCTCTGCGTGCCGCAGGGCAACCcttggagcagcacacagaggtgAAATCCATGGACAGAACGGAGAATTTCAGTACTGCTTTCAAAAGAGACTTCTCTGAACTCTCCGCTACTAGAACTAGTTCTGTTAGTCCAAAGGATAGTTCCACCCAAGGATACCTCACCACTTTGAACTCTTCCTCACTGCACTTCCATCCTGGCACCAGGAGCCCGGAAGGACATACCACTGGACAGGAGCAAGAGGCTGGTGTCAGAAAGTGTGAGGATGACAAAGACCAGATCCAAGGCAAGAGCTTAGCAGACAGCTACATTGCTGTAAAAGTGGCACATGTGAATGGCAGTGAGGACAGCTCAGAGAGCTGCCTGGGATCTCAGAAGAACTCTTTCAAAGCTTTACCAGAAGAGGGTTGGGATTCAGGGTTTCCAGTGAACTCTCCTAGAAGAGCTGACAAAGAGAACGCTTTACAGTGCAGCTCCAAAGCATCTTTGCACCAGGATTTAGAAACAAACGAAGAAGATGCAAGACCAAAGCAAGAAAACCATCTCCATACCCTGGGAAAGACTAAGGGGGGCTTCCACACACATCCTGGCGACAAGAATCCATGTGAGCGTTCCAAAGACGGGTGGATGGCCCCTGTACCAGTGATACACAAAGCCTCCAGTGGGCGCTCAAGAGCTAAAACAGGGTCCTCGTCCGTCAAAACAGCTAGGAAGAACAAAAGGGCGTCGGGACTGAGAATAAATGACTATGACAACCAATGTGACGTTGTCTACATCAGCCAGCCAATAACTGAATGCCACCTGGAGAGCCAGCGGTCAGTGTCGTCCCGGAGGACAGCTCGAAAGAGCACCCGCGGGTATTATTTCAATGGTGAGTGCTGCGAGCTGCCAACTGTCCGCACGCTGGTGAGAAGCTCCcgagtggaagagagaggaaatggTCCGGCCCTGAGGACGGAAGCATTAGTGGGCTCTAAGCAGAGCCCGGCACTCGCTGGAGGTGAGCCTTCAGCGGCAGCCCAAGAGGCTGACAAAAGAGCTTCCCTCGGGCTCCTGTCCAAAGGGGCTCCCCCCAGCAGAGAAGCTAACGAGAGAGCAGAAAAGGAGCCCAGCGAGGGcggctcactgaagtcaagagaagcTGCTTACACTGAGCCACTGCTGGCTCTGTCTGCTCCCTCCTGCCCTGACACTGCTCTAGCCGTGGGCCCCTCTGCTGCTGAAGGAAGTGAGGAGAGGATGTGCCAGACGCTGGAAGACGTGGAGGCTAATGTTCTCCAGCAAGCTAACAGCGGTGCTGACCTCTCCAGGGGCTGTGGGCCCACAGAagacagcagcagggaggctgcagaTTTGACATCTCTTTCTCCGCCAGAAGCTGCTAGTAGGGAGGAAGCTTCTCCATGCTCAGAAATACAAGCTATTCCGGCGCCTCCTGCCAGCCTGGACCCCACTCCTCCTTTGCAGCTTCCTACCACCGTGGACCTAGTGCTTCCTACCGGTGCAGACTTGGTGCACCATGCAGAGCCTCCTTCCAGCATGGaccctgagcctcctgctggaCTAGacctggagctggctggggcaCTTCCTGGAGAGCCCCCAACTAGTACAGACCTGGAGCTTCCTGCCACGCCCCCTGCCAGCATGGACCTGGATCCTCCCATGCAGCCCCCTGCTAGTTTGGAGGCTGAGCCCCCTGCTAGTTTGGAGGCCGAGCCCCCTGCTAGCTTGCAGCCTGCTGATGTGACCAAAAGCATTCCTGCTGACCCAGAAGCTGACGTCAGGGAGATGCAGGAAGGCCCACCTGAGCCAGGGGAAACCATGCCAACTATTGCAGAGCTCAGTGGAATCTTGGCAGGTGAGACTGCACCAGATAGCAACaggctgtgtgagagagagaacggCAATGGCGAAATGCCACCAGGACCTGACACTTCAGAAACGGATGGCAAGGGGGCCGTCTTGTCCAAAGAAAACCCAGAGAAGAAGCAAAAGAAAGGCAGGAGAGTGCACGTAGCATCAGACCGGCGTCTCCGCAGCCAGCAATTCCAGCCACCCACAGAAGGCAGAGCTGAAAAGTCTGGTTCTTCCacctctctgcagcttccttGTCTTCAGATTAAGCTTTCTAAAAGTCCCGGTGCAAAGCGTTTTAAGAGGGAGGTGCACCTTGATGGAGCAGCATCCGTGTGCTTCCCAAAGGATTGCTTCCACAAAACACTGCTGAAGAACATCCAGGGCCCAGGCACTGGGAGTGTCCTGGAGAGAGAGCCCATGCAGCAGGGAGAAGACGAAAATGGCATTACTACTAGGCAAACTTACAAAAGCATGTTGGCAAAAGATggtgcagcagagagagaagggTCATCGAAAGATGCCCCCCCTGCTAACGCCAGCCATAGTAAGTCAGGGGAGATGCTTGAGATCTGTGTAGAGGCTAATTCTGATAAGAGAAGTGTTCTCCTTCCTAGGGAAAGTGGAACAGGTGTACAGGATGCAGAGCAATCGGATGAGAAACCAGGTGATGTGGAGAACCCAGACAATGCTGTAGATGCTGGAAAGGTACAGTATAAAGATCCGACTGATTCGCCTACAGGTCCCAGTAGTAAAAGTGGAAGCAAACACCTCCCATCAAAGACTTGGAAGCATAAAAAGTTGGCCCACCCAGTTTACAACTTGAGACACACCCCTACCCCTGTGGACACTGCAAAAAAGAATATTCCAGGAATGGAAGTTTTGCAAGCAAATCAAAACCAGAAGGAAGAACGCAGTTCAGGGAACAAAGACCCCATAGATTTGAAGGAGGTGGACACAGTGGCTGAGGACAAACCAAAGTTTGTGGAGTGGTGTGCTGAGGAAGAGAATCAGGAACTTATTGCTGACTTTAATGCCCAGTATGTGAAAGTTCAGAAAGGATGGATTCAGCTGGAAAAAGAAGCACAGCCAGCCCCCAAAGCAAAGAACAAAGCTGACAAGCTGAAAGAGATTTGGAAAAGCAAGAAAAGAACCCGGAAATGTAGAGCGGCTCTTGAAGTTCAAAAGCTTTCCCCTGTCCAGATGCTGTTTATGAAAGCCTTCAAGTTGTCCAACATTTGCCGGTGGTTCTTGGAGACAACTGAAACCAGGTCACTAGTCATTGTGAAGAAACTCAATACCCGTCTCCCAGGAGACGTTCCCCCCATTAAGATCCCCCTGCAGAAGTATTGCTCTTCCAGCCTATATCCCAGCTCGCTGCAAGCTGAACGCTTAAAAAAACACCTCAAGAAATTTGCTGCAACTACCCCTGCTAAAAATAACTTGAAGAATCAAAAGTTATGGGCCAGGCTTCGGGAGAACACTGATAGTACGGAGCCCGGGGAAGCTGCCAGTCCCAACCAGATGCCTCCTTGTGAGGCTAGCTCAGAAGAAGCTGGTGAAGACAGAAACATGCAGCCCCCTCCAAGTCTGCCAACGCAGGCCAGCACTAGGATCCTGCGGAAATACTCCAATCTGAGGGGCAAACTGCGAGCCCAGCACCGCCTGGCAAAGAATGAGAGAAAGGGAGACAGTGCAGCTGATCATCCTTCAGTGGAAAGTAAGCAAAGCCGGAAGAGTGTCTGCATCAACCCACTGATGTCTCCAAAGCTGGCCTTGCAAGTCAAAGCAGATGTGTTTCCTGCTAAGTCCATGCGAGCGGAAGCAGCAGTgaagggaagaaaagggaaaagcaGGTCCCAGGAGGACTCCTTGCCCAAAGCTGACCCTCAGTCAGGCAGGAAGAAGAGAACACTGCGGGAGAAGAACACTGTACCAGAGCTGTCTCGCTCCTCCAGTAAAGACCGCCTTCCAGCTAAAAAGGGCAGCAAAGTAAAACATTCCGAGGTTCCCCCGAAAACTCCTGCTACCAGAAAGCAGGCTGCCATGGAAAGAAGCAATAAGCTCGAGAAAAAGGTATCTTCGAAAGAGAAGAGAGTCCCAAAAAGGCAGCTTGGCAAAGGCAGGCTCCCCATCCCCAAAGTCAAAGAGAACCCCGTCAAAAGAGCTGCAGCCCCGCCCAGCCAGGAAGGGCTCACAAAATCTGCAAAGCCGAAACTGAGGGGGGAGCCCTCTACCAGGTCACAGAAAGCAGCTGAGCAGAAGCCCAGCGGTGGGAAAACTCTGACAAGGTCTATGAAGAAAATTCAAGAGAGCAGCACGTCCCAGGGCAAGAGAAAGTTAAGGGCAAAAGTTGACTGTGCACACAGCAAGCGAACACGACTGGATGCAGAATAA